In a genomic window of Methanogenium sp. S4BF:
- a CDS encoding asparagine synthase C-terminal domain-containing protein, with amino-acid sequence MAAEISLKGWIETDGTVCTAEEIACRLCEGTDWLTSCGGEFFLSWENGCARDQMGIVPGRCDAGVVMEKRVVTGHVRPKPPLLPLADAIETAVRLRSSEGVVAFSGGVDSALIAAIAGLPCVTVGIDGSHDLCHATSVAREIGLDHTCVTVSPEDVEDALKAVMKVIPRVTPVDASIAATLYFVAQWAGEIGYSRILAGQGADELFGGYSRYLDAADIERLFRDDFAGLALQGARDQAVAGLFGCLISCPFLDIRVVRAAEAIPAHTKVSGGIRKRPLRKVACSYMTRETACYEKKAMQYGSGIWKVIQQAARKNGYKNSVQGYMNQL; translated from the coding sequence ATGGCAGCGGAGATTAGCCTGAAGGGCTGGATAGAAACAGACGGTACGGTGTGTACCGCTGAAGAGATTGCCTGCCGTCTCTGTGAAGGGACAGACTGGCTCACCTCATGCGGGGGAGAGTTTTTTCTTTCCTGGGAGAATGGATGCGCACGTGATCAGATGGGTATCGTTCCCGGCAGATGCGATGCAGGAGTGGTGATGGAGAAGAGAGTGGTGACAGGTCATGTGAGGCCAAAACCTCCCCTTCTGCCGCTCGCAGATGCTATTGAAACGGCAGTGCGGCTCAGAAGTTCCGAAGGAGTCGTAGCATTCTCCGGTGGTGTTGATTCCGCTCTTATTGCAGCCATTGCAGGACTCCCCTGCGTGACTGTGGGAATTGACGGCTCACATGATCTGTGCCATGCAACCAGTGTGGCACGTGAAATTGGTCTGGACCATACCTGCGTCACCGTCTCCCCGGAAGATGTCGAAGACGCCCTGAAAGCGGTGATGAAGGTAATCCCCCGTGTCACACCGGTCGATGCATCGATTGCGGCAACGCTCTATTTCGTTGCGCAATGGGCAGGGGAGATCGGATATTCCCGCATTCTCGCGGGTCAGGGGGCAGACGAACTCTTTGGAGGATATTCCCGGTATCTTGATGCTGCTGACATTGAGCGTCTCTTTCGGGATGACTTCGCCGGCCTTGCACTTCAGGGCGCACGCGACCAGGCGGTGGCCGGTCTTTTTGGCTGCCTTATTTCCTGCCCGTTTCTTGATATACGCGTTGTGCGCGCTGCGGAAGCAATTCCTGCCCATACCAAAGTATCAGGGGGAATCCGAAAACGCCCCCTCAGAAAGGTCGCATGCAGCTATATGACGCGGGAAACCGCCTGTTATGAGAAGAAGGCAATGCAGTACGGAAGCGGCATCTGGAAGGTCATCCAGCAGGCCGCACGCAAAAACGGTTATAAAAACTCAGTACAAGGGTACATGAATCAACTCTGA
- a CDS encoding PspC domain-containing protein: MESSRRFGRSADNRMLGGVCAGIGGYLHVSPTLIRIVWVVLTIFTYFLPMTLLYIVLWALMPEESDPMIIDAEYRIRE, from the coding sequence ATGGAATCATCACGCCGTTTCGGTCGGTCTGCTGACAACCGGATGCTGGGAGGCGTTTGTGCCGGCATTGGCGGCTATCTGCACGTCAGTCCCACGCTGATCAGGATTGTCTGGGTGGTGCTCACGATATTCACGTATTTTTTGCCCATGACACTCCTCTACATTGTCCTCTGGGCCCTGATGCCGGAAGAGAGCGACCCGATGATCATTGATGCAGAATACCGCATCAGAGAATAA
- the gatA gene encoding Asp-tRNA(Asn)/Glu-tRNA(Gln) amidotransferase subunit GatA, with product MAKEYFFDEADRTNAFITRLDVAMYEETGGPLEGKGIAVKDNISTAGIPTTCASRILAGYVPPFDAHVITRLREAGAAIVGKTNMDEFGMGTTTENSAYGPTTNPHDASRVPGGSSGGSAAAVGAGMVDMALGSDTGGSIRCPAAFCGIVGLKPTFGRVSRYGLIAYSNSLEQIGPLGRTVTDVNILMSAIAGPDPRDSTAYDRPYAHTLSGDIAGMKIAVPDEFFGEGVDPAVAECVRTAIGKLEDAGAETMPCSIPSMAYALAAYYVTCTSEASSNLSRFDGVRFGPSVETKRSWHDEFRDHRGALFGKEVQRRIMLGTFALSAGYYGKYYAKAQVARENVRKDFLRIFREADLIAGPTMPQIAFKLGEKSEPLSMYLADILTVPANLAGVPAISVPCGTVEKMPVGLQLIGRHFEDERVVDAAFAYETEVL from the coding sequence ATGGCAAAAGAGTACTTCTTTGATGAAGCAGACCGGACGAATGCATTTATTACCCGTCTGGACGTGGCCATGTACGAGGAGACAGGCGGCCCGCTTGAAGGAAAAGGAATTGCTGTCAAAGACAATATCTCGACAGCAGGCATCCCCACCACCTGTGCATCCCGTATCCTTGCCGGATATGTCCCGCCCTTTGATGCACATGTAATAACACGCCTCAGGGAGGCAGGCGCTGCCATTGTGGGCAAGACCAATATGGACGAGTTCGGGATGGGGACAACCACCGAAAACAGTGCATACGGCCCGACCACAAATCCCCACGATGCATCACGCGTTCCCGGCGGTTCATCCGGCGGAAGTGCCGCAGCAGTCGGCGCCGGTATGGTTGACATGGCGCTCGGCAGTGACACAGGCGGTTCAATCCGGTGCCCCGCGGCATTCTGTGGCATTGTCGGCCTCAAACCAACCTTTGGCCGTGTCTCGCGCTACGGCCTCATAGCATACTCCAACTCGCTGGAGCAGATAGGCCCTCTGGGCAGGACCGTCACCGATGTCAATATCCTGATGTCTGCCATTGCAGGCCCTGACCCCCGTGATTCGACAGCCTATGACCGCCCGTATGCGCACACCCTGTCCGGAGATATTGCAGGCATGAAAATCGCTGTCCCGGACGAATTTTTCGGCGAGGGCGTAGACCCCGCGGTGGCAGAGTGCGTGCGCACAGCTATCGGGAAGCTGGAAGATGCCGGTGCCGAGACAATGCCCTGCTCCATTCCCTCGATGGCATATGCGCTTGCTGCATACTACGTGACCTGTACGAGTGAAGCATCCTCAAACCTCTCCCGCTTCGACGGAGTGCGTTTTGGCCCGTCCGTTGAGACAAAGCGCTCATGGCACGATGAATTCCGTGACCACCGGGGTGCACTCTTCGGAAAGGAGGTGCAGCGCCGTATCATGCTGGGGACATTCGCCCTTTCTGCCGGATACTACGGCAAATACTATGCTAAGGCACAGGTGGCACGGGAGAACGTGCGCAAAGACTTCCTGAGAATATTCAGGGAGGCTGATCTCATCGCAGGCCCGACCATGCCGCAGATCGCATTTAAGCTCGGGGAGAAGAGTGAACCCCTCTCGATGTATCTCGCAGATATCCTGACGGTACCTGCAAATCTCGCAGGAGTGCCTGCCATATCGGTTCCCTGTGGAACCGTTGAGAAGATGCCTGTCGGCCTGCAGTTAATAGGCCGACACTTTGAGGATGAACGTGTTGTGGACGCTGCATTTGCCTACGAGACGGAGGTGCTCTAA
- the gatC gene encoding Asp-tRNA(Asn)/Glu-tRNA(Gln) amidotransferase subunit GatC, whose protein sequence is MVLENDVEGIAKLADIHIQKEELAEFTSQFNHILEYFDILDTVSEGEEGVADLVNVLREDEVTPSLTQEAACANAHETEDGHIRAPRVM, encoded by the coding sequence ATGGTTTTGGAAAATGATGTAGAAGGAATTGCAAAACTTGCAGATATCCATATACAAAAAGAGGAACTGGCAGAATTTACCTCCCAGTTCAATCATATACTTGAATATTTTGATATCCTGGATACCGTCAGTGAAGGTGAAGAAGGCGTTGCCGATCTTGTTAATGTCCTGCGTGAGGATGAGGTCACCCCTTCACTGACACAGGAAGCAGCATGTGCTAACGCCCATGAGACGGAAGACGGGCATATCAGGGCACCGCGGGTGATGTGA
- the gatB gene encoding Asp-tRNA(Asn)/Glu-tRNA(Gln) amidotransferase subunit GatB → MTDKTVIIGLEIHCQLNTKTKLFCGCSTDFQGDEPNTHVCPICLGLPGAMPRLNKQAVLYALKVAKALNLTVPEVSEFSRKNYFYPDLPKGYQISQYDKPIAENGIMEVDDDEGHPKKVRITRIHLEEDPGRLVHKSSRDRAGYSLVDYNRSSIPLIEIVTEPDLRSPKEARRFLNKLRSTLEYLEVFDGEREGSIRVDANISIKGHNRVECKNISSYKGVEKALNFEITRQRNLIRKGQKIEQETRHFLEGRGITTSSRSKEDENDYRYFPEPDLRPLRVSGWVDDIELPELPDARRERFMAQYAISENHARTLTGDLKVANFYESVADADPAIAATWVADILLGEINYRSMRIDDVPAMNIADLIALIRDDTITDKSGVEVLRTMLDQCMGEDPESCEMPADIVTRLGLTKAAGDDFTDIIREVITANPNAVADYRAGKKGAVNFLVGQVMKATRGRADPKELNTAMAAALKEAED, encoded by the coding sequence ATGACTGACAAAACCGTCATCATCGGCCTTGAGATTCACTGCCAGCTCAATACAAAGACAAAGCTCTTCTGCGGCTGTTCTACCGATTTCCAGGGAGATGAACCAAACACCCATGTATGCCCAATCTGTCTGGGGCTCCCCGGTGCAATGCCGCGCCTGAACAAACAGGCGGTGCTGTATGCCCTGAAAGTCGCAAAGGCCCTGAACCTGACCGTGCCGGAAGTCTCAGAGTTTTCCCGTAAGAATTACTTCTACCCCGATCTCCCCAAGGGCTACCAGATATCCCAGTATGACAAGCCGATCGCAGAGAATGGCATCATGGAGGTGGATGACGACGAGGGCCACCCGAAAAAAGTCCGCATCACCCGGATTCATCTTGAAGAGGACCCCGGACGGCTGGTTCACAAGTCATCACGGGACCGGGCAGGCTACTCCCTTGTTGACTATAACCGAAGTTCCATACCCCTAATCGAAATCGTAACCGAGCCTGACCTCCGGTCCCCCAAGGAAGCACGCCGCTTCCTGAACAAACTCCGATCAACACTGGAATACCTTGAGGTCTTTGACGGGGAGCGGGAAGGGTCCATCCGTGTAGACGCGAATATCTCCATAAAAGGACATAACCGGGTGGAGTGCAAGAACATCTCCTCCTATAAAGGTGTGGAGAAGGCACTCAACTTTGAGATCACCCGCCAGCGCAACCTCATCCGGAAGGGACAGAAAATAGAACAGGAGACACGCCATTTCCTGGAAGGACGGGGCATCACCACCTCTTCAAGAAGCAAAGAGGATGAGAACGACTACCGGTACTTCCCGGAGCCGGATCTACGCCCCCTGAGAGTCTCAGGATGGGTGGACGACATTGAACTGCCTGAACTTCCGGATGCACGCCGGGAACGGTTTATGGCACAGTACGCCATCTCTGAGAACCATGCCCGCACCCTCACCGGTGACCTGAAGGTCGCAAATTTCTATGAGTCCGTCGCGGATGCAGACCCCGCCATTGCAGCCACATGGGTGGCAGACATCCTCCTGGGCGAGATTAACTACCGTTCGATGCGCATTGATGACGTGCCCGCGATGAACATCGCAGACCTCATCGCACTCATCCGTGATGACACGATAACCGACAAATCCGGCGTTGAAGTGCTCAGAACGATGCTTGACCAGTGCATGGGAGAAGACCCTGAATCCTGTGAGATGCCTGCTGATATTGTGACCCGGCTGGGCCTCACCAAGGCTGCCGGAGATGATTTCACCGATATCATCCGGGAGGTCATTACCGCAAATCCCAATGCCGTTGCTGATTACCGGGCCGGGAAAAAAGGAGCTGTAAACTTCCTCGTGGGGCAGGTCATGAAAGCGACTCGCGGACGGGCTGACCCCAAAGAACTTAATACCGCAATGGCTGCCGCTCTGAAAGAAGCGGAGGACTGA
- the purB gene encoding adenylosuccinate lyase yields MAIHPIDFRYGTQEMRAVWDEENRFRCVVSAEVGLAVAEAKAGVIPQAAADEIEAHAPDASLARAKEIEEEINHDMMAIVKALSEVCGGSARWVHYGATSNDILDTATGLQVKESLGIIEQKLRTLLGVLLERSIETKNLVCAGRTHGQIGVPTTYGLRFAIWASEVSRHIERLEQLRPRAAVGQMTGAVGTQASLGEAGTAVMANMMEYLGLTPVDVSSQVIQRDRFAEYIMFLANVATTLDKIALEVRMMQRSEIGELEESFGKNQVGSSTMPHKRNPIKSEQVSGLARIVRAMVEPALANNVLWDERDLTNSSCERITFPETSILCDHILTVMTKVLTGLRIREDNIRKNLDLLHGVNMAESVMIELTKRGMDRQDAHERVRVACMIALEEKRPVAEVFSEDEAVATHLTYDEIVALLNPDNYIGTAVAQVEALAEKLGPLTT; encoded by the coding sequence ATGGCAATCCACCCCATCGACTTCCGGTACGGCACTCAGGAGATGCGAGCTGTCTGGGATGAAGAGAACCGGTTTCGCTGTGTTGTTTCAGCTGAAGTCGGCCTTGCTGTCGCAGAGGCAAAGGCAGGAGTTATTCCGCAGGCTGCTGCCGATGAAATAGAGGCGCACGCACCAGACGCCTCCCTTGCACGCGCAAAGGAGATTGAAGAAGAGATCAATCACGATATGATGGCCATCGTAAAGGCCCTCTCCGAAGTCTGTGGTGGGTCTGCACGATGGGTCCACTACGGAGCCACATCAAATGATATTCTCGACACCGCAACCGGTCTTCAGGTGAAAGAGAGCCTCGGCATCATCGAGCAGAAACTCAGAACCCTGCTTGGTGTGCTCTTAGAGCGCAGCATTGAGACAAAGAATCTGGTTTGCGCCGGGCGTACCCATGGCCAGATTGGCGTGCCCACCACCTACGGCCTCCGGTTTGCCATCTGGGCGTCTGAGGTATCCCGTCATATTGAGCGACTGGAACAGCTCCGTCCGCGTGCAGCGGTCGGCCAGATGACCGGTGCTGTGGGAACACAGGCATCTCTCGGAGAGGCGGGCACTGCAGTCATGGCCAATATGATGGAATATCTCGGGCTGACCCCGGTGGATGTCTCCAGTCAGGTCATCCAGCGTGACCGGTTTGCAGAGTATATCATGTTCCTTGCAAATGTGGCCACCACACTGGACAAGATTGCCCTTGAAGTGCGGATGATGCAGCGCTCTGAGATCGGTGAGCTGGAAGAGTCCTTTGGCAAAAACCAGGTCGGCTCTTCCACCATGCCGCACAAGCGCAACCCGATTAAGTCAGAACAGGTATCAGGTCTCGCCCGTATCGTCCGGGCCATGGTTGAGCCGGCCCTCGCAAACAATGTCCTCTGGGATGAGCGGGACCTCACCAACTCGTCATGCGAACGGATCACCTTCCCTGAGACAAGCATTCTCTGCGATCACATCCTGACGGTCATGACAAAGGTGCTCACCGGGCTGCGGATCCGCGAAGATAATATCCGAAAGAATCTCGACCTGCTCCATGGCGTGAATATGGCAGAATCCGTAATGATCGAACTGACGAAGCGCGGGATGGACCGGCAGGACGCCCATGAACGGGTACGGGTCGCCTGTATGATTGCTCTGGAGGAGAAACGCCCGGTTGCAGAGGTATTTTCAGAGGATGAGGCAGTTGCCACCCATCTCACCTATGATGAGATTGTGGCGCTCCTGAATCCGGACAACTACATCGGAACCGCTGTCGCGCAGGTGGAAGCCCTCGCCGAAAAACTGGGGCCGCTCACCACATAA
- a CDS encoding DNA topoisomerase I, translating to MHLIIAEKNIAARRIADILAASAESGKGTKVHTGKENGVSTYRFDDAITLGLRGHVVEIDFEPGYSNWRSEVNTPRTLIDAGTIKKPTEKKIVSLIKKLSKKATLVTIATDFDREGELIGKEAFEIVRTANADVPVQRARFSAITPQEITAAFAEPAEIDFDLAAAGEARQIIDLIWGASLTRFISIAAKRGGKSILSVGRVQSPTLAMIVDREKEIEAFVPEPYWMLSVDTEKDKTPVTARHTTDRFHDKSEAIKAEQNTSAPLVVTSVKGGTRIDRAPAPFDTTSFIVAAGRLRFSAANAMRIAEDLYMNGYVSYPRTDNTVYPKSLDLEGVLQELKKTSFSRAVEWTQAHRRKEPTHGKKSTTDHPPIHPAGAAKKEALTDDQWKIYELIVRRFLATLSPDAQWTTLKYLFDAGAETYTATGSLLAEAGYREVYPYSEAKETILPEMQVGDRLPILAVNNEEKYTTPPPRYSQSKLIQRMEELGLGTKSTRHEVIGKLVSRRYVEGTPVRPTLVGRGVIEAMENHGVPITDPEMTSIIEQHMEEIKEAKLSRDEVISESQTMLRRVFDALEANEDQIGREIMDRNDEERIIGKCPVCGHDLMIRQTKGMSQFIGCTGYPNCTFNIGLPGAAWGTAIREEKTCEEHGLNYVRLIRKGARPWEIGCPLCNHINSNREALMMMPSADEEMIARLHAAHIYSVYEVANIGSERLEAALTTDAATVACMREEAEGVLELLRKRSELKKFVRKHVVPRRGRSPAKVAAALVEAGVGDLGGLAAMTPEALTRMHLSAAEAEALLHEARAVYNRAALREYGVPAVSLKKYFEAGITTPADFCALHPAYLSIITGIKPETAWKHAAAVCTGMGVAPPQKVTAKIVETGRKELLQIPGLGEAMLERLYRAGVIDPAGLKGADAGHLAQMTGIPAEKIRAFQDACK from the coding sequence ATGCATCTTATCATTGCGGAAAAGAATATTGCAGCCCGGCGCATCGCAGATATTCTTGCTGCTTCAGCGGAATCGGGCAAAGGGACAAAGGTTCACACCGGAAAAGAGAATGGTGTCAGCACCTACCGGTTTGATGACGCCATCACCCTGGGACTGCGCGGCCATGTGGTGGAGATTGATTTTGAACCGGGATACAGCAACTGGCGCTCAGAGGTGAATACCCCACGGACCCTGATTGACGCGGGGACTATTAAAAAGCCAACCGAGAAGAAGATTGTCTCCCTGATAAAAAAACTCTCAAAAAAGGCGACGCTTGTCACCATAGCCACTGATTTTGACCGGGAAGGAGAACTCATCGGGAAAGAGGCCTTTGAGATTGTGCGTACCGCCAATGCAGATGTGCCCGTCCAGAGAGCACGGTTTTCCGCAATCACGCCACAGGAAATAACAGCTGCGTTTGCAGAGCCTGCGGAGATTGATTTTGATCTCGCAGCAGCAGGTGAGGCACGCCAGATCATTGACCTCATATGGGGGGCATCCCTCACCAGGTTCATATCAATTGCCGCCAAAAGGGGCGGGAAAAGCATTCTTTCCGTCGGCAGGGTCCAGAGTCCGACCCTCGCGATGATCGTCGATCGCGAAAAGGAGATTGAGGCGTTTGTACCGGAGCCCTACTGGATGCTCTCGGTGGATACCGAAAAGGACAAAACGCCGGTCACCGCACGCCACACCACCGACCGATTCCACGACAAGAGTGAGGCAATAAAAGCTGAACAGAACACCTCTGCACCCCTCGTTGTCACCAGCGTAAAGGGAGGAACGAGGATCGATCGGGCACCGGCGCCCTTTGATACCACGTCGTTTATTGTCGCAGCAGGCCGTCTGCGATTTTCTGCGGCAAATGCGATGCGCATCGCAGAAGATCTGTATATGAACGGTTATGTCTCCTATCCGCGTACGGACAATACCGTATACCCAAAGTCACTGGATCTCGAGGGTGTCTTACAGGAACTAAAGAAGACCAGCTTCTCCCGTGCGGTGGAGTGGACGCAGGCGCACCGCAGAAAAGAACCGACTCACGGCAAAAAATCAACCACTGACCATCCCCCGATTCATCCGGCAGGGGCCGCAAAAAAGGAGGCACTCACTGACGACCAGTGGAAAATTTATGAACTCATTGTCAGGCGGTTTCTTGCGACACTCTCACCGGATGCACAGTGGACGACACTGAAATACCTCTTTGACGCAGGGGCTGAGACCTATACCGCCACCGGATCACTCCTTGCAGAGGCAGGATACCGGGAAGTCTACCCCTATAGTGAGGCAAAAGAGACTATTCTTCCGGAGATGCAGGTGGGGGATCGTCTCCCAATCCTTGCCGTCAACAATGAGGAGAAGTATACCACACCGCCCCCCCGATATTCTCAGTCAAAACTGATTCAGCGGATGGAAGAGCTGGGGCTTGGCACAAAGTCTACCAGGCACGAAGTTATCGGCAAACTGGTCTCACGCCGATATGTGGAGGGGACCCCGGTCCGCCCCACCCTTGTCGGGAGGGGTGTTATTGAGGCGATGGAGAACCATGGAGTGCCCATCACAGACCCGGAGATGACAAGCATCATTGAACAGCACATGGAGGAGATAAAGGAGGCAAAACTCTCCCGTGATGAGGTCATCTCAGAATCCCAGACAATGCTGCGCCGCGTCTTTGACGCCCTCGAAGCAAACGAGGACCAGATCGGCCGTGAAATTATGGACAGAAACGATGAGGAGAGAATCATCGGAAAGTGTCCGGTCTGTGGCCATGACCTGATGATACGCCAGACCAAGGGCATGTCACAGTTCATCGGATGTACGGGATACCCCAACTGCACCTTTAATATCGGCCTCCCCGGTGCGGCATGGGGCACAGCCATTCGGGAAGAGAAGACCTGTGAGGAGCACGGTCTCAACTATGTCCGCCTCATTCGGAAAGGGGCACGCCCATGGGAGATCGGGTGCCCGCTCTGCAACCACATCAACTCCAACCGTGAAGCACTCATGATGATGCCCTCCGCAGACGAAGAGATGATTGCACGCCTGCATGCGGCCCATATCTACAGTGTGTATGAGGTGGCTAACATCGGGTCGGAACGGCTGGAGGCAGCACTCACGACCGATGCGGCAACAGTGGCATGCATGCGTGAAGAGGCTGAAGGGGTCCTTGAACTCCTCCGGAAACGCTCAGAATTAAAGAAATTCGTCCGCAAACATGTGGTGCCCCGCCGGGGCCGTTCACCTGCCAAAGTCGCTGCAGCCCTTGTTGAGGCAGGGGTCGGGGACCTGGGAGGTCTGGCTGCGATGACACCTGAGGCACTCACCCGGATGCACCTCTCCGCAGCAGAGGCAGAAGCCCTGCTGCATGAGGCACGGGCGGTCTATAACCGCGCCGCACTCCGTGAATACGGGGTGCCCGCGGTGAGTCTGAAGAAATACTTTGAGGCGGGCATCACCACACCGGCAGACTTCTGCGCCCTCCACCCCGCATACCTCAGTATCATCACCGGCATTAAGCCGGAGACGGCCTGGAAGCATGCTGCAGCGGTCTGCACAGGGATGGGTGTTGCACCACCGCAGAAGGTTACAGCAAAGATTGTGGAGACCGGCCGCAAAGAACTCCTGCAGATCCCGGGTCTGGGTGAGGCAATGCTGGAACGGCTGTACCGGGCCGGGGTTATTGACCCGGCAGGGCTGAAGGGTGCAGATGCCGGACACCTTGCACAGATGACAGGGATACCGGCAGAGAAGATTCGTGCATTTCAGGATGCATGCAAATAA
- a CDS encoding queuosine precursor transporter, which yields MTFPVVWIYWAVSLTIVTYAAAWMLNNKREYGYAALVAIYAVYLAASQILAARVVEFDIGIYVFLAPAAVFIYPFISQAIDMINEVYGMKRAQIAIFIAFVTQVLLVIFFVMTNSLTPAPFFAYEEAWQEIFTFGIRLTIASWVSFLITQTIDARIFAGLKKRYEKRIILRSVSSDAVGLTLDSIIFVTIAFAGVAPLLPLIIGQIVAKNIIGFLDTPWFVWYKRMLEQNPAPTDRQAE from the coding sequence ATGACATTCCCTGTAGTCTGGATATACTGGGCAGTAAGCCTCACCATCGTTACGTATGCGGCTGCGTGGATGCTGAACAATAAACGGGAATACGGGTATGCCGCACTCGTTGCCATCTATGCGGTGTATCTCGCCGCATCCCAGATTCTCGCCGCACGCGTGGTGGAGTTTGATATCGGCATCTATGTATTCCTCGCACCGGCGGCTGTGTTTATCTACCCGTTCATCTCGCAGGCAATTGATATGATCAATGAGGTGTATGGGATGAAACGGGCCCAGATTGCCATATTCATCGCATTTGTGACACAGGTGCTCCTGGTCATCTTCTTTGTCATGACCAATTCGCTCACACCGGCTCCCTTCTTTGCCTATGAAGAGGCATGGCAGGAGATCTTCACCTTCGGCATCCGTCTCACCATCGCGTCATGGGTATCGTTTCTCATTACCCAGACGATTGACGCACGCATATTTGCCGGCCTTAAGAAGCGCTATGAAAAGCGGATCATCCTGCGGTCTGTGTCCAGTGATGCCGTCGGCCTGACCCTTGACTCCATCATCTTCGTCACCATCGCCTTTGCCGGGGTGGCTCCTCTTTTGCCACTCATTATCGGCCAGATCGTCGCCAAAAATATCATCGGGTTTCTGGACACACCATGGTTTGTCTGGTACAAAAGGATGCTCGAGCAGAACCCGGCACCCACCGACAGGCAGGCGGAATGA